The following are encoded in a window of Pecten maximus chromosome 17, xPecMax1.1, whole genome shotgun sequence genomic DNA:
- the LOC117315980 gene encoding E3 ubiquitin/ISG15 ligase TRIM25-like, translated as MAEGRHPPELDIHLLECPICLERLQKPKSLPCLHCFCQECLGTYITKELSGRMASETSFPCPVCRRMTPPVNPVESKDKWAEQFPTNAVIQDLIQLKERSPEPLYCKPCQKKGNMTNPAKFMCKDMDLNFCDDCKVQHHDVLHNECGILDISGYNRTNLEKSAPRCDQHHKKKVWYCEDHKLLGCQICVFKDHRRCEVVTTAIDYFQKLNDESYLADMQDMLKKNTEVMDVILKDFDEQLQTLVQNQKVALQSITDLRQKVDKRLNTLQKDVTDKLITSFKEERRNMETSLRQCERLMNSMLNTMKSSVTAVEGNDHIETIVLYQRGQAEVQSCKALITEMRKSYRSVRIKHRVTNEHGNLDDDAMGKIIIEKQPRHFPGNHCDLEPPLLEREVKEIGKFNIKIPSDKNNCCACGVVYLQCDQIVVSDFDNNTLKLFTDKGQFLDELTIRGNPNDLCLVDNNTVAVAVSSPGGIRVVKVEASKLSLSSEIRIPNGRNCYGIAHTDGRFIVGTDGGGVYSVTQDGVADLLHQYNSTCYSLTQDPVKGDTLVSFISHNKGDVAVSRLSADKRHTEVMKVGVVSCAVGTDEDREGNIYVCGNNSNNIVQLSGNGTHARELLTSSDGMVNPWAISVNGDKFVVTRHKTYAFPCREDNYIRVFQLY; from the coding sequence ATGGCTGAAGGTCGACACCCTCCGGAACTGGACATACACTTACTGGAATGTCCTATCTGTCTGGAGCGACTTCAAAAACCAAAGTCCTTACCCTGTCTCCACTGCTTCTGTCAGGAATGCCTCGGGACCTACATCACCAAGGAGTTGTCAGGGAGGATGgcgtcagaaacatccttcccTTGTCCTGTCTGTAGGAGGATGACACCGCCTGTCAATCCTGTGGAATCTAAGGATAAGTGGGCAGAACAGTTCCCGACTAACGCTGTGATCCAGGATCTCATTCAGCTCAAGGAACGATCGCCTGAACCACTGTACTGTAAACCCTGTCAGAAAAAAGGTAACATGACCAACCCCGCGAAATTCATGTGTAAGGACATGGATTTGAATTTCTGCGATGATTGTAAGGTGCAACACCACGATGTTTTGCACAATGAATGTGGTATCTTAGATATCAGTGGATACAACCGAACAAATCTTGAAAAGTCAGCCCCTCGATGTGACCAACACCATAAGAAGAAGGTTTGGTATTGTGAGGACCATAAACTCTTAGGATGCCAGATATGCGTTTTCAAAGATCACAGGCGTTGTGAAGTGGTGACAACAGCGATAGACTATTTTCAGAAACTTAATGATGAATCTTACCTGGCAGACATGCAGGACATGTTGAAGAAAAATACGGAGGTCATGGACGTAATATTGAAGGACTTTGACGAACAACTTCAAACTCTGGTACAGAACCAGAAAGTCGCACTACAGAGTATCACCGATCTACGTCAAAAGGTCGATAAACGGCTAAACACGCTACAGAAGGACGTCACAGACAAGTTGATCACGTCGTTCAAAGAAGAGAGGAGAAACATGGAGACGTCATTACGGCAGTGTGAACGTCTGATGAATAGTATGCTGAATACCATGAAGTCGTCCGTTACCGCCGTAGAGGGAAATGACCACATTGAGACGATAGTGTTGTACCAGAGAGGGCAGGCAGAGGTACAGTCGTGTAAGGCCCTGATAACGGAGATGAGAAAGTCGTACAGGTCCGTCAGAATCAAGCATCGTGTTACAAACGAACACGGGAATCTTGATGACGACGCAATGGGAAAGATCATAATCGAGAAACAACCACGACATTTCCCTGGCAACCATTGTGATCTAGAACCACCCTTGTTAGAACGCGAAGTGAAGGAAATCGGAAAGTTCAACATAAAGATTCCGTCAGATAAAAACAATTGCTGTGCCTGTGGTGTTGTGTACCTTCAATGTGATCAAATAGTGGTAAGTGATTTCGATAACAATACGCTGAAGCTGTTTACAGACAAAGGACAATTCCTGGACGAGTTGACCATTCGAGGAAATCCCAATGATCTGTGTCTGGTGGACAACAACACTGTGGCGGTCGCTGTCTCCAGTCCTGGTGGTATACGTGTCGTGAAAGTCGAGGCATCAAAACTCTCCCTGTCGTCTGAGATCAGGATACCAAACGGTAGGAACTGCTATGGTATAGCACATACAGACGGGAGGTTTATCGTGGGTACAGACGGAGGAGGAGTGTATAGTGTAACACAGGACGGCGTGGCTGACTTGTtacatcagtataacagtacCTGTTACTCACTCACACAGGACCCAGTAAAGGGAGACACACTCGTCAGTTTCATTAGCCATAACAAGGGAGACGTCGCGGTGTCCAGACTGTCGGCTGACAAACGTCACACGGAGGTGATGAAGGTCGGCGTCGTGAGTTGTGCCGTGGGAACAGATGAAGACAGGGAGGGAAACATCTACGTTTGTGGTAATAATTCAAATAACATCGTACAATTGTCTGGCAACGGGACACACGCCAGGGAACTGCTGACGTCATCGGACGGTATGGTGAATCCATGGGCAATATCTGTAAATGGTGACAAATTCGTTGTCACTAGACATAAAACTTACGCGTTCCCTTGTAGAGAGGATAATTACATCCGGGTCTTTCAACTCTACTAG